One genomic window of Campylobacter fetus subsp. fetus includes the following:
- a CDS encoding sodium-dependent transporter: MNDRQTWSSRLTYILAVAGATVGFGATWRFPYLVGQNGGGAYVITFCIAMIVIGIPMILVENAIGRRLHINSVDAFGGTANGKKIHKAWKIVGWMGLCGAFGIMAYYMVIGGWVLNYIFNILVGNLNLSSVTDAITTAEFYDKNIINAPFAISIATIIFVLINYVILARGAVAGIENAAKYLMPILFLLMICMVIRNLTLDGALEGVRFYLTPDFSKINTKLFIDVLGQVFFALSLGFGVMITLSSFVRKDEDLIKTSVITGVLNTVIAIIAGFMIFPSLFTFGVSPDSGPSLVFKSLPIVFSHMFAGEVFAIAFFSLLMIAALTTSLPIYEVLITVLEEKFKIQRIKAIVFVLSFIFILGNIPSLMATNILSEFSIFGKNIFDAYDAISATIFFVLTSLLCAIFVGWVLKDEAKKEICYGTSSHKKVVDIWFFYIKYIIPFLILIVFVSSFYDNFIK; encoded by the coding sequence GTGAATGATAGACAGACGTGGAGTTCTAGGCTTACGTATATTTTAGCGGTTGCGGGTGCTACTGTTGGTTTTGGTGCGACTTGGAGATTTCCTTATTTGGTCGGACAAAATGGCGGCGGTGCTTATGTTATAACTTTTTGTATAGCTATGATAGTTATAGGAATTCCTATGATTTTAGTAGAAAATGCTATTGGTAGAAGACTACATATCAACTCCGTAGATGCCTTTGGAGGCACGGCAAATGGTAAAAAGATACATAAAGCATGGAAAATAGTAGGTTGGATGGGGCTTTGCGGCGCTTTTGGAATTATGGCTTATTATATGGTTATTGGCGGATGGGTACTTAATTATATTTTTAATATCTTAGTAGGTAATTTAAATTTAAGTAGCGTGACAGATGCCATTACTACGGCTGAGTTTTATGATAAAAATATCATCAACGCACCCTTTGCTATCAGTATAGCTACTATTATTTTTGTACTGATAAACTATGTTATTTTAGCAAGAGGCGCTGTTGCCGGTATAGAAAATGCGGCTAAATATCTAATGCCTATTCTATTTTTATTGATGATTTGTATGGTTATTAGAAACTTAACTTTAGACGGCGCTCTAGAAGGAGTTCGGTTTTATTTAACGCCTGATTTTAGTAAAATCAACACTAAACTTTTTATAGATGTTTTGGGGCAAGTATTTTTTGCGCTTTCACTTGGCTTTGGAGTTATGATAACTCTTTCTAGCTTTGTAAGAAAAGATGAAGATTTGATTAAAACTTCAGTTATCACCGGAGTGTTAAATACGGTTATAGCAATTATTGCCGGATTTATGATATTTCCGTCTCTATTTACATTTGGAGTATCTCCTGATAGCGGACCTAGCCTTGTGTTTAAAAGTCTTCCTATAGTATTTTCCCATATGTTTGCAGGAGAGGTTTTTGCTATAGCGTTTTTTAGTTTGCTTATGATAGCCGCTCTTACTACGTCTTTACCTATTTATGAAGTTTTAATAACCGTTTTAGAGGAAAAATTTAAAATTCAACGCATAAAAGCTATCGTATTTGTTCTTAGTTTTATCTTTATACTTGGCAATATACCATCTCTTATGGCTACGAATATTCTTTCTGAATTTAGCATTTTTGGTAAAAATATATTTGATGCGTATGACGCTATAAGCGCTACTATATTTTTTGTGCTTACATCTCTTTTGTGTGCGATTTTTGTTGGTTGGGTATTAAAAGATGAAGCAAAAAAAGAGATTTGTTATGGTACAAGCAGCCATAAAAAAGTAGTCGATATCTGGTTTTTTTATATAAAATACATTATACCGTTTTTGATTTTAATCGTATTTGTAAGCAGTTTTTATGATAATTTTATAAAGTAA
- a CDS encoding MATE family efflux transporter has product MKELNLTRLAAPIFFDMLLRTLTLIINTIMVAKVDVNLVGAMGAGNQIFNLFVTVFSFLSVGCSVVVAQSLGARKINLATRAIHISLSFNGILGLICAAFIFLNTHKALELLQIPVGVIEDSFKYLHILSLALFLEALGIVIAAIVRVKNYAFAIMLISVFMNILTIFGNAIALFGLFGLPNFGLSGVAISTIFARGVGIILLMYVLVKIAKVHIFFGLFFKFSLDILSKILKVGLPSAGENLLWIGQYMVAFSFVASMGETSLSVQTIYFQMSMFIFLAATSISLANEIIIGHLVGACEFDKAYKRAFKSLKIGALITWIVLFIFYLSREEIMNSLNLTEELKSIMRPLFTLSLVLESGRTFNIIMVNSLRASGDARFPFIMGALFMWGVSLPIGYYLGIILEYGIIGVWIGFCVDEWARAFANTLRWRSKKWQLKRLV; this is encoded by the coding sequence GTGAAAGAACTAAATTTAACGAGATTGGCAGCTCCGATATTTTTCGATATGCTACTTCGTACTTTAACTCTTATTATAAATACGATTATGGTAGCAAAAGTAGATGTAAATTTAGTAGGAGCTATGGGAGCCGGAAATCAAATTTTCAACCTTTTTGTAACCGTTTTTAGCTTTCTTAGCGTAGGCTGTAGCGTAGTAGTAGCACAAAGTTTAGGAGCAAGAAAAATAAACTTAGCAACAAGAGCCATTCATATCAGCCTTAGTTTTAACGGTATTTTAGGGCTTATATGTGCCGCATTTATATTTTTAAACACGCACAAAGCCTTAGAACTTCTGCAAATTCCAGTAGGAGTCATAGAAGATAGTTTCAAATACCTTCATATACTATCTTTAGCACTGTTTTTAGAAGCCCTTGGTATAGTCATAGCTGCAATTGTAAGAGTGAAAAATTATGCATTTGCTATAATGCTTATATCCGTATTTATGAACATTTTAACTATCTTTGGAAATGCTATAGCGCTTTTTGGACTATTCGGGCTTCCGAATTTTGGATTAAGCGGAGTTGCTATATCTACTATATTTGCTAGAGGCGTGGGAATTATACTTTTAATGTATGTTTTAGTAAAAATAGCCAAAGTGCATATATTTTTTGGATTATTTTTTAAATTTAGTTTAGATATACTTTCCAAAATCTTAAAAGTAGGACTGCCTAGCGCCGGAGAAAATTTGCTTTGGATAGGTCAATATATGGTAGCGTTTAGTTTTGTAGCAAGCATGGGGGAAACGAGCCTTAGTGTACAAACCATATATTTTCAGATGTCTATGTTTATATTTTTAGCCGCTACATCAATAAGTCTTGCAAACGAGATAATAATAGGTCATTTAGTAGGAGCTTGCGAGTTTGACAAAGCTTATAAAAGAGCTTTTAAAAGCTTGAAAATCGGGGCGCTCATTACTTGGATAGTGCTTTTTATATTTTATTTGAGCCGTGAGGAGATAATGAATAGTTTAAATTTAACCGAGGAGCTAAAATCCATAATGCGGCCTCTTTTCACGCTTTCTTTAGTGCTTGAAAGCGGCAGAACATTTAATATTATAATGGTAAATTCGCTAAGAGCTAGCGGAGATGCCAGGTTTCCATTTATAATGGGAGCACTTTTTATGTGGGGAGTTTCACTTCCTATAGGATACTATCTTGGTATAATTTTAGAATATGGAATAATCGGTGTTTGGATAGGATTTTGCGTAGATGAATGGGCAAGAGCTTTTGCAAATACTCTGCGCTGGAGAAGTAAAAAATGGCAACTAAAACGTCTAGTTTGA
- a CDS encoding response regulator transcription factor, producing MNQNISANIIVIDDEIDLCELLEYNLNRAGFNVTTFLDTKRVEQFLDEEDTDLLIVDRNLNGIEGSKFVASLRAKGYNEPVIFLTAKSSNKDKLDGFDSGGDDYITKPFEINELIARINALLKRSNKTASIYKFKNIILNLKTNEVKVDGKTKELTKLEFCLLYEFMKNRNILLTRDYFLEEIWKENANDKTINIAIKRLRSKLEDAGEYIKSVRGEGYKLC from the coding sequence ATGAATCAAAATATTAGCGCAAATATAATTGTCATAGACGACGAAATAGATCTTTGTGAGCTTTTGGAATACAATTTAAATAGAGCTGGATTTAACGTAACGACCTTTTTAGACACAAAACGAGTTGAGCAGTTTTTAGACGAAGAAGATACAGATCTTCTTATCGTGGATAGAAATTTAAACGGCATAGAAGGATCTAAATTTGTAGCGTCTCTAAGAGCAAAAGGATATAATGAACCAGTTATTTTTCTAACCGCAAAAAGCTCAAACAAAGACAAATTAGACGGTTTTGATAGCGGTGGCGATGATTATATAACAAAACCCTTTGAGATAAATGAACTCATTGCTAGGATAAATGCTCTTCTTAAGCGCTCGAATAAAACGGCGTCCATTTATAAATTTAAAAACATAATTCTAAATTTAAAAACAAACGAAGTAAAAGTAGACGGAAAGACAAAAGAACTTACGAAACTTGAGTTTTGCTTGCTTTATGAGTTTATGAAAAATAGAAATATCTTGCTTACTAGAGACTATTTTTTAGAAGAAATTTGGAAAGAAAACGCCAACGATAAAACTATAAATATCGCCATTAAGCGTCTTCGCTCAAAGCTAGAAGATGCAGGAGAATATATAAAATCAGTTCGCGGCGAAGGCTACAAACTTTGCTAA
- a CDS encoding M48 family metallopeptidase, translating to MLEFLIGAYLIYTIYKITLSLIEINFININSKKQAVVLSETDYKQAAKVAIINQKFSISNTVYSAILLIIWSIWGASFLQNMIAPNGSIFENTLLVVVFLLTSAILQLPFDAYSSFVKDKKLGFSNITWKIFIVDTLKSFIMIVIFGGLVSWLILLCFEWLGNSWWIWAFGLSFAIILLINLIYPTIIAPIFNKVTPLANEELKSAIGSLLTKCGFKSSGVFVIDASKRDKRLNAYFGGFGATKRVVLFDTLIEKLTQNEIIAVLGHELGHFKHKDLLKNIALMFVVLFLLFAIFGNIPNSIYSSLGLNSGGGSFFIFLFLYSPIVSAFFEPIMSAFSRSHEFGADEFGASATTKNDMIQALKKLGNENKAFPISHPVYSFVYHSHPSLYERITKLENS from the coding sequence ATGCTAGAATTTTTGATAGGCGCTTATCTGATTTATACTATTTACAAGATAACTCTTAGTCTAATAGAGATAAATTTTATAAATATTAATAGTAAAAAACAAGCAGTAGTATTAAGCGAGACTGATTATAAACAAGCAGCAAAAGTTGCTATTATAAATCAGAAATTTAGTATATCAAATACCGTATATTCGGCTATTTTGTTAATTATCTGGTCTATTTGGGGTGCTTCTTTTTTGCAAAATATGATAGCTCCGAATGGCAGTATATTTGAAAATACGCTGTTGGTAGTAGTTTTTTTGCTTACTAGCGCTATTTTACAGCTTCCGTTTGATGCGTATAGTTCATTTGTAAAAGATAAGAAACTCGGTTTTTCAAATATCACGTGGAAGATATTTATTGTTGATACTCTAAAGTCGTTTATTATGATAGTTATTTTTGGAGGATTGGTGTCTTGGCTTATACTACTATGTTTTGAGTGGCTTGGAAATAGCTGGTGGATATGGGCTTTTGGACTTAGTTTTGCTATTATTTTGCTTATAAATTTAATATATCCTACTATCATCGCTCCGATATTTAATAAAGTAACACCGCTTGCAAACGAAGAGTTAAAATCGGCTATTGGTTCGCTTCTTACAAAATGCGGTTTTAAAAGTAGTGGAGTTTTTGTGATAGATGCTAGCAAAAGAGATAAGCGTTTAAACGCATATTTCGGCGGATTTGGAGCCACGAAAAGAGTTGTTTTATTTGATACTTTGATAGAAAAATTAACTCAAAATGAGATTATAGCGGTTTTAGGACATGAGTTAGGGCATTTTAAGCATAAAGATCTTCTTAAAAATATAGCGCTTATGTTCGTAGTGTTATTTTTACTTTTTGCTATATTTGGAAATATACCAAACTCTATTTATTCATCACTTGGGCTAAACAGCGGCGGCGGAAGCTTTTTTATATTTTTATTTTTGTATTCTCCTATAGTATCTGCGTTTTTTGAGCCGATTATGTCGGCATTTTCAAGGTCTCATGAATTCGGTGCGGATGAATTCGGTGCGTCAGCTACTACAAAAAACGATATGATACAAGCTCTTAAGAAATTAGGCAATGAAAACAAAGCTTTTCCTATCTCTCATCCAGTTTATAGCTTTGTTTATCATTCGCATCCTAGTCTTTACGAGAGGATAACAAAGCTTGAAAATAGCTGA
- the gltS gene encoding sodium/glutamate symporter, with amino-acid sequence MQTINIDSYSTLVVMVLVLLLGSFVIKRVKFLQDYNIPEPVVGGIIAAVLFLCLYVFANIHLAFDSSLKDPLMLAFFSSIGLLADFASLKKGGVKLVIFLFIISGLLILQNAVGIGVALGLGENPLIGLLGGSITMSGGHGTGGAWANEFIKAPYNFSAAYEVAMASATFGLIAGGVIGGPVAKFLITKYKLKTPDTNVEDKSAILNFEQPGKEKLITQQSFIESLALISLCLLIGNFVSDYVKTLNVNFTLPTFVYCLFMGVILRNLLQAFKIHEVFDREVSVIGNVSLSLFLAYALMSINLWQLVSLALPIVTILISQVALMVFYAIFITFRFCGRDYDAAVLAAGHCGFGLGATPTAMVNMQTVTNHYGMSHMAFIIVPLCGAFFIDLVNALIINGFLLFF; translated from the coding sequence ATGCAAACTATAAATATAGATTCGTACTCCACATTAGTAGTTATGGTTTTAGTGCTGCTTCTTGGCTCTTTTGTGATAAAAAGAGTAAAGTTTTTGCAAGACTATAATATACCAGAACCTGTTGTAGGCGGTATTATAGCGGCTGTATTGTTTTTGTGCTTATATGTTTTTGCAAATATACATTTAGCTTTTGATTCATCTCTCAAAGATCCTTTGATGCTGGCGTTTTTCTCAAGCATAGGGCTTTTGGCTGATTTTGCATCCCTTAAAAAAGGAGGAGTAAAACTCGTTATATTTTTATTTATTATAAGCGGATTACTAATTTTGCAAAACGCAGTCGGCATAGGAGTGGCCTTAGGTCTTGGAGAAAATCCTCTTATAGGACTGCTTGGAGGATCTATAACTATGAGCGGCGGTCACGGTACTGGCGGAGCTTGGGCGAACGAGTTCATAAAAGCGCCTTATAACTTTAGTGCAGCATATGAAGTAGCAATGGCAAGCGCTACGTTTGGACTTATAGCAGGAGGTGTTATAGGAGGTCCTGTGGCTAAATTTCTTATAACTAAATACAAGCTAAAAACACCAGATACAAATGTGGAAGACAAATCCGCTATTTTAAATTTTGAACAGCCCGGAAAAGAAAAGCTCATCACTCAGCAATCTTTTATAGAGTCTTTAGCACTTATATCTTTATGTCTGTTGATAGGAAACTTCGTATCAGATTACGTAAAAACGCTAAACGTGAATTTTACTCTACCTACGTTTGTATACTGTTTATTCATGGGAGTTATCCTTAGAAATTTACTTCAAGCATTTAAAATTCATGAAGTCTTTGACAGAGAAGTATCCGTTATAGGGAATGTTAGCCTATCTCTATTTTTGGCATATGCTCTTATGAGTATAAATCTTTGGCAGCTCGTGTCTTTAGCGCTTCCTATCGTTACTATACTTATCTCTCAAGTTGCACTTATGGTATTTTATGCTATTTTTATAACTTTTAGATTTTGCGGACGAGACTATGATGCTGCGGTTTTGGCTGCTGGACACTGTGGATTTGGCTTAGGAGCGACTCCAACAGCAATGGTAAATATGCAAACAGTCACAAATCACTACGGTATGAGCCATATGGCATTTATCATAGTTCCGCTTTGTGGAGCATTTTTCATAGATTTAGTTAATGCTCTTATTATCAATGGATTTTTACTATTTTTTTGA
- a CDS encoding M48 family metallopeptidase, with translation MATKTSSLKFGKFDVTINYKPVKYLRLKVAPNGDISISAPFFTSKTNILNLLSKNENWLENTLAKIKPKDDKIKFLGNAYELKFDENIKEVLVLGTQILAPCKAQFDKFLRLKAKEIFQKYIEFYQPKISKKVTHVSIKKMTSRWGSCNSKKGYINLNLNLITKDERFIEYVVLHEMTHLLYPHHQKSFYDFIENLMPDFRARERL, from the coding sequence ATGGCAACTAAAACGTCTAGTTTGAAATTTGGTAAATTTGATGTGACTATAAACTATAAACCTGTAAAATATCTACGTCTAAAAGTCGCTCCAAACGGCGATATAAGTATATCCGCTCCTTTTTTTACCTCGAAAACAAATATCTTAAATTTGCTTAGTAAAAACGAAAATTGGTTAGAAAATACTCTTGCAAAGATAAAACCCAAAGACGACAAAATCAAATTTTTAGGAAATGCTTATGAACTTAAATTTGATGAAAATATCAAAGAAGTTTTAGTTTTAGGCACTCAAATTTTAGCTCCTTGTAAAGCACAGTTCGATAAATTTCTACGCTTAAAAGCCAAAGAGATATTTCAAAAATACATAGAATTTTATCAACCAAAAATATCCAAAAAAGTAACTCACGTAAGCATTAAAAAAATGACTTCTCGCTGGGGCAGTTGCAACTCCAAAAAAGGCTATATAAACTTAAATTTAAATTTAATAACAAAAGATGAACGCTTTATCGAGTACGTCGTACTTCACGAGATGACACACCTACTCTATCCGCATCATCAAAAGAGTTTTTACGATTTTATAGAAAATCTAATGCCCGATTTTAGGGCTAGAGAGAGACTTTGA
- a CDS encoding sensor histidine kinase — translation MLKIQALYAVFIALFLFCFWLVLGVEFIDKIYIVITVSLFLSIILIYISYELSMYKTRQIKELLNKKDKKLKKQSVKIRLKNTQLENLLSGISHEFKNPISVIKMSAQTILDDDVSKEIRIKFINKIISNSDRLNNILNKLRIVFGGDITPNLSVFDARKLCKEAISNLEQKYPDQKIKIIGEKSLKADYDMIYQVVLNLCENALKYSKKDVEILLNESGIFIKDAGEGIEEAELKLILKKFYKSQDYDWNSSLGLGLYIVKLILKLHNFELIVSSQKCVGSTFGFKDKE, via the coding sequence TTGCTAAAAATACAAGCTTTATACGCTGTTTTTATAGCGCTATTTCTGTTTTGTTTTTGGCTAGTACTTGGCGTGGAATTCATAGATAAAATTTATATAGTAATCACGGTAAGCCTTTTTTTATCGATAATTTTAATATATATATCATACGAACTTTCTATGTATAAAACAAGACAGATAAAAGAACTTCTTAATAAAAAAGATAAGAAATTAAAAAAACAATCTGTTAAAATCAGGTTAAAAAATACACAGCTAGAAAATCTGCTAAGCGGCATAAGTCATGAGTTTAAAAATCCGATTTCAGTTATCAAAATGTCTGCTCAAACAATACTTGATGATGATGTAAGCAAAGAGATAAGAATTAAATTTATAAACAAAATAATATCAAATAGCGATAGATTAAACAACATATTAAACAAGCTAAGAATAGTATTTGGCGGCGATATTACCCCGAATTTAAGCGTATTTGACGCAAGAAAACTTTGCAAAGAAGCGATAAGCAATCTAGAACAAAAATACCCAGATCAAAAAATCAAAATAATAGGAGAAAAATCCCTAAAAGCAGATTATGATATGATATATCAAGTAGTTTTAAATTTATGCGAAAACGCTCTTAAATACTCAAAAAAAGATGTAGAAATACTGCTAAATGAATCCGGAATTTTCATAAAAGACGCAGGAGAGGGAATAGAAGAAGCCGAACTAAAGCTGATATTAAAAAAATTTTACAAATCACAAGACTACGACTGGAACAGTTCGCTTGGGCTTGGACTTTACATCGTTAAACTCATTTTGAAACTTCATAATTTTGAACTCATAGTAAGTTCGCAAAAATGTGTAGGCTCGACTTTTGGCTTTAAGGATAAAGAGTGA
- the abc-f gene encoding ribosomal protection-like ABC-F family protein, which yields MALIDLIEVSKRFGDKEILKDASFSVNEKERIAIIGKNGGGKSTLMKILCGAYEIDKGRIITQNNLSIQMLSQAPKFSDGLSVKDALNSELKEIFDARSEYENVLNLISDEPDNKDLLSKQDELVKFIESKDGWNIENKIERILDSFVLREYENRPINSLSGGEIRRVALGALILKKPDVLLLDEPTNHLDVYMVRFLEELLLSSNQTIVFISHDRYFIDRLATRSVEIEDGGLRNFEGGYANYLTKKEEILKSLAKTHETLIKQLKSEEEWLRRGVKARLKRNEGRKQRVLSMREEAKKNPSLIRRVKLELERATKSFNQGGINQNRKKMLFECKNLSKSIDNKILFKDFNARVLQGERIGIVGRNGSGKSTLLKILLGELESDTGIIERGEIKIGYFDQTRRGIDDDKSLIELFCPNGGDHIMVRGRNYHVYGYLKNFLFPKEFLDKPVSVLSGGEKNRLALALLFTKEYDCLILDEPTNDLDIATINILEEYLLSFEGAILIVSHDRYFIDKITNKLWAYENGKIEQIYMEYSEYLDIEDELEQLNDIEKELSLSSEQSKEKQKTAPVKLSYKQNQILQTYPNLIEALETRIKELNHALSTPEIYQKVGLQTLFEELEEKKGELNSLENEYFEVLELSALN from the coding sequence ATGGCACTAATAGATCTAATAGAAGTAAGTAAAAGATTTGGCGATAAAGAGATATTAAAAGACGCTAGTTTTAGCGTAAATGAAAAAGAGCGAATAGCCATTATAGGCAAAAATGGCGGCGGTAAAAGCACTCTTATGAAGATACTTTGCGGCGCTTATGAAATAGATAAAGGTAGGATCATCACTCAAAATAATTTATCTATCCAGATGCTCTCTCAAGCTCCAAAATTTAGCGATGGGCTTAGCGTTAAAGATGCTTTAAATAGTGAATTGAAAGAGATATTTGACGCTAGAAGCGAGTATGAGAATGTTTTAAATTTGATATCTGATGAACCAGATAATAAAGACTTGTTATCTAAACAAGATGAGCTGGTTAAATTTATAGAGAGCAAAGATGGTTGGAACATAGAAAATAAAATTGAGCGAATTTTAGATAGTTTTGTACTTAGAGAGTATGAAAATCGCCCTATAAATAGTCTTAGCGGAGGCGAGATAAGGCGCGTAGCTTTGGGCGCTTTGATACTTAAAAAACCAGATGTTCTTTTACTTGATGAGCCAACTAACCATCTTGATGTTTATATGGTTAGATTTTTAGAAGAGCTGCTTTTAAGTTCAAACCAAACCATCGTATTTATAAGCCATGATCGTTATTTTATAGATCGCCTTGCTACTCGTTCAGTAGAGATAGAAGATGGAGGTTTGAGAAATTTTGAAGGCGGATATGCGAATTATTTAACAAAAAAAGAAGAAATTTTAAAATCTTTAGCCAAAACTCACGAAACACTTATAAAACAGTTAAAAAGCGAAGAAGAGTGGCTAAGACGCGGAGTAAAAGCTAGACTCAAAAGAAATGAAGGAAGAAAGCAAAGAGTTCTTTCCATGAGAGAAGAAGCAAAGAAAAATCCAAGTCTTATAAGGCGTGTAAAATTAGAGTTAGAGCGTGCTACAAAAAGTTTTAATCAAGGCGGAATAAATCAAAATAGAAAAAAAATGCTTTTCGAATGTAAAAATCTATCAAAAAGCATAGATAATAAAATATTATTTAAAGATTTTAATGCTAGAGTATTGCAAGGCGAGAGAATAGGCATAGTCGGTAGAAACGGCAGCGGAAAATCAACCTTGCTTAAAATTTTACTCGGAGAGCTTGAGTCTGATACTGGCATCATAGAGCGCGGTGAGATTAAAATAGGCTATTTTGATCAAACAAGACGCGGTATAGATGACGATAAGTCTTTGATTGAACTATTTTGTCCAAACGGTGGCGATCATATAATGGTTCGAGGTAGAAATTATCATGTTTACGGATATTTAAAAAACTTTTTGTTCCCAAAAGAGTTTTTAGATAAACCAGTTTCTGTTTTAAGCGGAGGTGAAAAAAATCGCCTTGCATTAGCTCTTTTATTTACAAAAGAGTACGACTGTTTAATACTTGATGAGCCTACAAACGATCTTGATATAGCTACTATCAATATTTTAGAAGAGTATCTACTTAGCTTTGAAGGAGCTATTTTGATAGTTAGTCATGATAGGTATTTTATAGATAAGATTACAAATAAATTGTGGGCTTATGAAAACGGCAAAATAGAACAAATTTATATGGAGTATAGCGAATATCTGGATATAGAAGATGAATTAGAACAGTTAAACGATATAGAAAAAGAGCTTTCGCTGAGTAGTGAACAAAGCAAAGAAAAGCAAAAAACAGCTCCTGTAAAACTCTCATATAAACAAAATCAAATTCTACAAACTTATCCAAATTTAATCGAAGCTCTTGAAACTAGGATAAAAGAGTTAAATCATGCTCTTTCTACTCCTGAAATTTATCAAAAAGTAGGACTTCAAACGTTATTTGAAGAGTTAGAAGAGAAAAAAGGCGAGCTAAATTCGCTTGAAAATGAGTATTTTGAAGTGCTTGAGCTTTCTGCTCTAAATTAA
- a CDS encoding MFS transporter: MSRGFSRDDLKILSLSSLGGMLEFYDFIIFVFFASYISHLFFPPTLDPFWALLNTYGTFAAGYLARPLGGIIMAHFGDKNGRKNMFMLSILLMVIPTFALGLMPTFESIGYAAPVFLILVRLFQGIAIGGELPGAWVFISEHAPKQNLYFSIGVLTSAVVAGILLGSIVTMIVKNIWSDDAIQGGMWRVPFIIGGIFGIISIYLRTYLSETPIFKKMQELNDIDKMPIKTVFKKHKIDSIMSMFVSWVLTGCIVVMILLMPNFMPEAFKASGLEVGRLTTIYMQMACIVFMCAGCFIYGSACDKFGVSKTTILFSAIFIVSVFAYFYILYNGGSFNAVLSAYLIAGFFGAIGPCGAPFFMTALFPNKIRFSGISFSYNIAYAIAGGFTPPFAVAMVHRFNPMYLGYYMVILGVVSVLCALWFIKFREDINKG; the protein is encoded by the coding sequence ATGTCAAGGGGATTTAGTAGGGATGATCTAAAAATTCTAAGCCTTTCGTCGCTTGGCGGTATGCTTGAGTTTTATGATTTTATCATATTCGTATTTTTTGCTTCTTATATCTCTCATCTATTTTTTCCTCCCACTCTTGATCCGTTTTGGGCTTTATTAAATACTTATGGTACATTTGCTGCTGGTTATCTTGCTAGACCTCTTGGTGGGATAATTATGGCTCATTTTGGCGATAAAAACGGACGTAAAAATATGTTTATGCTCTCTATTTTGCTTATGGTTATACCTACTTTTGCTTTAGGTCTTATGCCTACTTTTGAAAGTATCGGTTACGCTGCTCCCGTGTTTTTGATATTGGTTCGTTTATTCCAAGGTATCGCTATAGGCGGTGAGCTTCCTGGGGCTTGGGTTTTTATAAGCGAGCATGCTCCAAAGCAAAATTTATATTTTAGTATAGGAGTTCTTACTTCAGCAGTAGTTGCCGGGATACTTCTTGGAAGTATCGTAACTATGATAGTAAAAAATATCTGGAGCGATGATGCTATACAAGGCGGAATGTGGCGCGTACCATTTATAATAGGAGGAATTTTTGGGATAATTTCTATTTATCTTAGAACTTATCTTAGTGAAACTCCTATATTTAAAAAAATGCAGGAGTTAAACGATATAGATAAAATGCCTATAAAAACAGTTTTTAAAAAGCATAAAATAGATAGCATTATGTCGATGTTCGTAAGCTGGGTTTTGACCGGTTGCATAGTCGTAATGATACTTTTGATGCCAAACTTTATGCCAGAAGCGTTCAAAGCTAGCGGTTTAGAAGTAGGCAGATTAACTACTATATATATGCAGATGGCGTGTATAGTATTTATGTGTGCGGGATGTTTTATCTACGGTAGCGCCTGTGATAAATTTGGAGTTAGCAAGACTACTATTTTATTTTCGGCTATATTTATAGTGTCTGTTTTTGCGTATTTTTATATATTATATAACGGCGGAAGCTTTAATGCGGTTTTATCTGCGTATCTGATAGCCGGTTTTTTTGGCGCTATCGGACCTTGCGGAGCTCCATTTTTTATGACCGCACTTTTTCCAAATAAAATTAGATTTAGCGGAATATCATTTTCTTACAATATAGCTTATGCTATTGCTGGAGGATTTACTCCGCCGTTTGCTGTAGCTATGGTTCATAGGTTTAATCCTATGTATCTTGGGTATTATATGGTTATTTTAGGTGTCGTATCCGTACTATGTGCGTTATGGTTTATCAAATTTAGAGAAGATATAAATAAAGGCTAA